A region of Streptomyces sp. TG1A-60 DNA encodes the following proteins:
- a CDS encoding diadenosine tetraphosphate hydrolase: MAAGEWRADRVGSALRGGNPTVLRRLTAGFAVIGDTQFLPGYSVLLVDDPAVGRLSELPTDRRTAFLADMDRLAEAVERACGRLDPAFRRVNLEILGNTDPFLHAHVWPRYAWEPPERVGRPVWLYPPTRWRDERYALGPRHDGLREAIGRELDRLAP; this comes from the coding sequence ATGGCGGCTGGGGAGTGGCGGGCCGATCGGGTCGGGAGCGCGCTGCGGGGCGGGAATCCGACCGTGCTGCGGAGACTGACGGCCGGGTTCGCGGTGATCGGGGACACGCAGTTCCTGCCGGGGTACTCGGTGCTGCTCGTGGACGACCCTGCGGTGGGGCGGCTGTCGGAGCTGCCGACGGACAGGCGGACGGCGTTCCTCGCGGACATGGACCGGCTGGCAGAGGCCGTCGAGCGGGCCTGCGGGCGGCTGGATCCGGCGTTCCGGCGGGTCAATCTGGAGATCCTGGGGAACACCGACCCGTTTCTGCACGCGCATGTGTGGCCCCGGTACGCGTGGGAGCCGCCGGAACGGGTCGGCCGGCCGGTGTGGCTGTATCCGCCTACGCGGTGGCGCGACGAGCGGTACGCGCTCGGGCCGCGCCACGACGGGCTGCGCGAGGCGATCGGCCGGGAGCTGGACCGCCTCGCGCCGTGA